A stretch of Methanosphaerula palustris E1-9c DNA encodes these proteins:
- the corA gene encoding magnesium/cobalt transporter CorA: MKKRERKRPLRPGMPPGSLVPLDKELTDTVSIQVIRYNDEHWEEETIGSIADLPPLDPAMKVTWINVTGLSDIGLIRQIGVRFKVHPLILEDILHTRQRPKFEEFDAYLFMVMKLITSRGVDSEMEAEQVSVIFGERYLITFLESADAVFEPVRDRIRKDGRIRTHPSDYLAYALIDLIVDNYFVVLENLGEKIEFLEDDLLTRPDPATLSAIHQLKKDMIFMRRSVWPLREVISSLERSDSPLIHQETILYIRDVYDHTVQMIDAIESFRDIIAGMIDIYLSSVSFRLNQIMKFLTLIATIFIPLTFLVGVYGMNFQYMPELSLPWGYPVLWGVMIVIASGMLVYFSRRGWL, encoded by the coding sequence ATGAAGAAACGGGAACGAAAGCGGCCCCTTCGACCGGGCATGCCCCCCGGGTCGCTGGTCCCACTGGATAAGGAACTGACCGATACGGTCTCCATCCAGGTAATCCGGTACAATGACGAGCACTGGGAGGAGGAGACCATCGGCTCGATTGCCGACCTTCCCCCCCTGGACCCTGCGATGAAGGTCACCTGGATCAACGTGACCGGTCTCTCGGATATCGGTCTGATACGACAGATTGGGGTGCGTTTTAAGGTCCATCCCCTGATCCTCGAGGACATCCTGCACACCCGGCAGCGCCCCAAGTTCGAGGAGTTCGACGCCTACCTGTTCATGGTGATGAAGCTGATCACCAGTAGGGGTGTGGACTCTGAGATGGAGGCCGAGCAGGTGAGTGTGATCTTTGGTGAGCGCTACCTGATCACGTTTCTGGAGTCGGCGGACGCTGTCTTTGAACCGGTCAGGGACCGGATCAGAAAGGACGGCAGGATCCGGACCCATCCCAGCGATTACCTCGCCTACGCCCTGATCGATCTGATCGTCGACAACTACTTCGTGGTCCTTGAGAACCTCGGCGAGAAGATCGAGTTCCTCGAGGACGATCTGCTGACCCGTCCCGACCCGGCCACCCTCTCGGCGATCCACCAGCTCAAGAAGGATATGATCTTCATGCGCCGGTCAGTCTGGCCGCTCCGCGAGGTGATCTCCTCGCTGGAGCGATCGGACTCGCCCCTCATCCACCAGGAGACCATCCTCTACATCAGGGATGTCTACGATCACACCGTCCAGATGATCGATGCGATCGAGTCGTTCCGGGATATCATCGCCGGGATGATCGATATCTACCTCTCCAGCGTCAGCTTCCGGTTGAACCAGATCATGAAGTTTCTGACGCTGATCGCCACCATCTTCATCCCGCTCACCTTCCTAGTCGGGGTGTACGGGATGAACTTCCAGTACATGCCGGAGCTCTCCCTCCCGTGGGGGTATCCGGTGCTCTGGGGGGTGATGATCGTCATCGCCTCTGGAATGCTGGTCTACTTCTCCCGGCGCGGCTGGCTTTAG
- a CDS encoding METTL5 family protein codes for MKLKNLEMALEKLNTFERPRADLEQYQTPAPVAARLLYHALMQGDLEDRSILDLGCGTGVLTCGAAMMGAVSVTGIDIDARAIQVAEANARRCGISATFITGDVSDQTLPLDGPFDTVIMNPPFGAQKKHADRPFIDRALLAGKVVYGIFNQGSLPFIQSYIEGRATIESVVAAAFPIKKTFSFHKERIREIPVEIVLLRRIEA; via the coding sequence ATGAAACTGAAGAACCTGGAGATGGCCCTCGAGAAACTCAATACCTTTGAGCGCCCGAGAGCAGACCTGGAACAGTACCAGACGCCGGCCCCAGTCGCGGCCAGGCTCCTCTATCATGCCCTGATGCAGGGAGACCTCGAGGACCGTTCGATCCTCGACCTCGGATGCGGCACCGGTGTCCTCACCTGCGGGGCAGCGATGATGGGAGCCGTCAGCGTCACCGGCATCGACATCGATGCCAGGGCCATTCAGGTCGCAGAAGCGAACGCAAGACGCTGTGGTATTTCGGCCACCTTCATCACCGGGGATGTGAGCGACCAGACGCTCCCCCTCGACGGTCCCTTCGATACGGTGATCATGAACCCTCCGTTCGGGGCTCAGAAGAAACATGCTGACCGGCCGTTCATCGACCGTGCCCTGCTTGCAGGGAAGGTGGTCTACGGGATCTTCAACCAGGGGTCGCTCCCATTCATCCAGAGTTATATCGAAGGCAGAGCGACGATCGAGAGCGTCGTCGCCGCAGCCTTCCCAATCAAAAAAACTTTTTCATTTCACAAAGAACGGATACGGGAGATCCCGGTCGAGATCGTTCTTTTGAGGCGAATCGAAGCGTGA
- a CDS encoding MFS transporter: MKEETSTILGLSSAHLVTDIYMTVIPAVLPYLIAHHDLSYFLAGLLVTIYNLASSMTQPLFGWLADTRGFMIPLVLSVTGSAVFISLMGFTDSFPLLALCAGIAALGHGSFHPIGLSCISRFCTDQNRGRMLSYFVVGGNIGFALGPVLAGIALAVAGLQGMALLLLPVLVLVPVLRRIHPDLSSRLNPENEIHTESPHPSHWPFLLLMFASTFRAWGLFGVVAFLPSYMVQLGYPVMSADLSISFMLIGGVIGQIAGGRLSDRYGRKEFVLAALGLSIPCFYGFLLLPGIYSLASLLLFGFWLWSTFSVTVAMSHELLPNNIGLASGSIMGVVVGAGGLGVALNGMLADQSSLLTAMMVLPVTIAVSVILFLVTPYPLKIGRLVAGHLHRHHSI; this comes from the coding sequence GTGAAAGAAGAGACATCCACAATTCTTGGCTTATCGTCAGCTCACCTGGTCACTGACATCTATATGACCGTCATCCCGGCGGTCCTGCCGTACCTGATCGCTCATCACGATCTCTCGTATTTTCTTGCAGGGCTGCTGGTCACCATCTACAACCTCGCATCCTCGATGACCCAGCCGCTCTTCGGCTGGCTGGCAGATACCCGGGGGTTCATGATCCCGCTGGTGCTGAGCGTCACCGGCAGCGCCGTCTTCATCTCCCTGATGGGGTTCACCGATTCGTTCCCCCTGCTGGCCCTCTGTGCCGGAATCGCCGCACTCGGCCACGGCTCGTTCCACCCGATCGGCCTCTCCTGCATCAGCCGGTTCTGCACCGACCAGAATCGAGGTCGGATGCTCTCGTACTTTGTGGTCGGGGGGAACATCGGGTTCGCCCTGGGTCCGGTGCTGGCCGGCATCGCCCTCGCCGTTGCAGGGCTCCAGGGAATGGCCCTGCTCCTGCTGCCAGTCCTCGTGCTGGTACCGGTTCTCCGTCGGATCCACCCGGACCTCTCCAGCCGGCTGAATCCTGAGAATGAAATCCATACAGAAAGTCCCCATCCATCACACTGGCCGTTCCTGCTGCTGATGTTCGCCTCGACATTTCGGGCCTGGGGGCTCTTCGGCGTGGTCGCGTTCCTGCCGTCCTACATGGTCCAACTCGGCTACCCGGTGATGAGCGCGGATCTGAGCATCTCGTTCATGCTGATCGGAGGGGTGATCGGACAGATCGCCGGTGGAAGACTCTCCGATCGCTACGGACGCAAAGAGTTCGTCCTCGCCGCCCTGGGCCTCTCGATCCCCTGTTTCTACGGGTTCCTGCTCCTGCCAGGGATCTACTCGCTCGCCTCGCTCCTTCTCTTCGGGTTCTGGCTCTGGTCCACCTTCTCGGTGACCGTCGCGATGTCCCATGAACTCCTCCCGAACAACATCGGCCTCGCCTCGGGTTCGATCATGGGGGTCGTGGTCGGAGCCGGCGGCCTCGGGGTCGCCCTGAACGGGATGCTCGCTGACCAGAGTTCGCTGTTGACCGCGATGATGGTGCTGCCGGTGACCATAGCGGTCAGCGTCATTCTCTTCCTGGTCACCCCGTATCCGCTGAAGATCGGTCGGCTAGTTGCCGGCCATCTCCATCGGCATCATTCAATCTAA
- a CDS encoding TIGR04083 family peptide-modifying radical SAM enzyme: MKNPFHVMIIPTLGCPSRCHYCWSSDETSPVMKIETVRDVVAWLNDFRDDRVTFTFHGGEPLLAGADFYRQALPLLSEGLSHLNPEFAMQTNLWLMTPEIAEILAAYHVPIGSSIDGPEEINDSQRGRGYYEKTMKGYEIARAHGLLVRFICTFTNQSVRLREEIFDHFLQHGFTLKLHPALPSLKSDDPGQWALDPEEYGELLVYLLDRAIEKRDEIEVMNINDLCRCVFTRRGSVCTYVDCMGNTFAVGPDGSIYPCYRFVGMPEYILGHVSDHPTMDDLNGSPAGKRMFEYRDYVDTACGGCSHIQYCRGGCPYNALAATPGEISGVDPHCVAYKRIFTEINDRLNREMYESPMIGAGSGSRSARRKEKPGVTALMRSIVSRSL; this comes from the coding sequence ATGAAGAATCCTTTTCATGTGATGATCATCCCGACGCTGGGCTGCCCCTCCCGGTGTCATTACTGCTGGAGTTCAGATGAGACCTCTCCAGTGATGAAGATCGAGACCGTTCGGGACGTCGTCGCATGGCTCAACGACTTTCGCGACGACCGGGTGACATTCACCTTCCATGGGGGAGAGCCGCTGCTGGCCGGGGCCGACTTCTACCGGCAGGCCCTTCCGCTCCTCTCAGAGGGTCTCTCTCACCTGAACCCTGAGTTTGCCATGCAGACCAACCTCTGGCTGATGACCCCGGAGATCGCCGAGATCCTGGCTGCCTATCATGTTCCGATCGGCTCCAGTATCGATGGTCCCGAGGAGATCAACGACTCCCAGCGGGGCAGGGGCTACTATGAAAAGACGATGAAGGGATACGAGATCGCACGGGCCCACGGACTGCTGGTCAGGTTCATCTGCACCTTCACCAACCAGTCGGTCCGGTTGCGTGAGGAGATCTTCGATCATTTCCTGCAGCATGGGTTCACGCTGAAGCTCCACCCGGCCCTTCCGTCTCTCAAGTCTGACGACCCCGGTCAGTGGGCGCTCGACCCGGAGGAGTACGGGGAGCTGCTCGTCTATCTCCTGGATCGGGCCATCGAGAAGAGGGACGAGATCGAGGTGATGAATATCAACGATCTCTGCCGGTGTGTCTTCACCCGCCGGGGGAGTGTCTGCACCTATGTGGACTGCATGGGGAACACCTTTGCCGTCGGCCCGGACGGGAGTATCTATCCCTGTTATCGTTTTGTCGGGATGCCGGAGTACATCCTTGGGCATGTCTCGGATCATCCGACGATGGACGACCTCAACGGGTCCCCGGCAGGGAAGAGGATGTTTGAGTACCGGGATTATGTCGATACGGCCTGCGGCGGGTGCAGCCATATCCAGTACTGTCGGGGGGGGTGCCCGTATAATGCGTTGGCGGCCACGCCGGGTGAGATCAGCGGGGTCGACCCCCACTGCGTCGCGTATAAACGGATCTTCACCGAGATCAATGACCGGCTGAACCGGGAGATGTACGAGTCCCCGATGATAGGGGCCGGCTCTGGGTCGAGGTCGGCGAGGAGGAAGGAGAAACCGGGAGTGACGGCGTTGATGCGCAGCATCGTATCCCGATCGCTCTGA
- a CDS encoding phosphoadenosine phosphosulfate reductase domain-containing protein, with protein sequence MPSLYLGKIQLHWCDSCHVPVLGGRCRCGAETRSVPLTPPGDMRPAFEYDIDLINRIYTAHFGTPLIPDGHLALLNKVPDKDRMEEIVVGGAVVGQIRYLPEKEEWEPIPRPAAAALLTPTERFVVIDDGAIPSIRDEGASVLAPGLAWIADSVEAGDEVFIMTRDHQCVGVGRARVGAAEARTMERGAIVRTRRNTSAPCIPGEATWADAVRANQAIIDNYEAMAMAFVRDVAAANPIPATVSFSGGKDSLVTLLIVQKALGKVPILFSDTGLEFPETYQNLKDVQEKYDLEVVSCSGEAAFWETLTEQGPPAVDARWCCKVCKLTPIGGAIRERWGECLSFIGQRKYESFKRMKSGRVWRNPNLPIQLSAAPIQHWTALHVWLYLFAEEAPYNALYRAGFDRVGCYMCPSSDLSVLLRIEQEYPDLWEQWNHRIAAWQQDKGLPEDWFRSGSWRKRAGDSGEEDSSC encoded by the coding sequence ATGCCTTCACTCTATCTTGGAAAGATCCAGCTCCACTGGTGTGATTCCTGCCATGTTCCGGTGCTCGGAGGACGGTGCAGGTGTGGCGCTGAGACGCGTTCCGTTCCGTTGACCCCCCCCGGGGACATGCGCCCGGCGTTCGAATACGATATCGACCTGATCAACCGGATCTATACCGCTCACTTCGGGACACCCCTGATCCCGGATGGGCACCTCGCCCTGCTGAACAAGGTCCCTGACAAGGACCGGATGGAGGAGATCGTGGTCGGGGGGGCCGTGGTCGGCCAGATTCGGTACCTGCCGGAGAAGGAGGAATGGGAACCGATTCCCCGGCCGGCTGCCGCGGCGCTGCTTACGCCGACCGAACGGTTCGTGGTGATCGATGACGGGGCGATCCCTTCGATCCGGGATGAAGGAGCCAGTGTACTGGCGCCGGGGCTCGCCTGGATCGCCGATTCGGTCGAGGCCGGCGATGAGGTCTTCATCATGACCAGGGACCACCAGTGTGTCGGTGTCGGGCGTGCCCGGGTCGGTGCAGCCGAGGCACGGACCATGGAACGGGGAGCCATCGTGAGGACCAGAAGGAACACCTCCGCTCCCTGTATCCCCGGGGAGGCCACCTGGGCGGACGCGGTCAGGGCCAATCAGGCGATCATCGACAACTACGAGGCGATGGCGATGGCCTTCGTCCGCGATGTCGCCGCGGCAAACCCCATCCCGGCGACGGTCTCGTTCTCTGGCGGAAAGGACAGCCTGGTGACGCTACTGATCGTCCAGAAGGCGCTTGGAAAGGTGCCGATCCTCTTCTCCGATACCGGGCTGGAGTTCCCTGAGACCTATCAGAATCTCAAGGATGTGCAGGAGAAGTATGACCTCGAGGTCGTCTCCTGTTCAGGTGAGGCCGCGTTCTGGGAGACGCTCACCGAGCAGGGGCCGCCGGCCGTCGATGCACGCTGGTGCTGCAAGGTCTGCAAGCTGACCCCGATCGGCGGGGCGATCCGGGAGCGCTGGGGGGAGTGCCTCTCCTTCATCGGACAGCGGAAGTATGAGTCGTTCAAGCGGATGAAGAGCGGGCGGGTCTGGAGGAACCCGAATCTGCCGATCCAGCTCTCGGCGGCTCCGATCCAGCACTGGACCGCCCTGCATGTCTGGCTGTACCTCTTCGCCGAGGAAGCACCCTACAATGCACTGTATCGGGCCGGGTTCGACCGGGTCGGCTGTTATATGTGTCCGTCCAGCGATCTCTCGGTGCTGCTCAGGATCGAGCAGGAGTATCCGGACCTCTGGGAGCAGTGGAACCATCGGATCGCAGCCTGGCAGCAGGATAAGGGGTTGCCAGAGGACTGGTTCCGGTCGGGATCGTGGCGGAAGAGGGCAGGTGATTCTGGTGAAGAAGATAGTAGTTGTTGA
- the hisH gene encoding imidazole glycerol phosphate synthase subunit HisH, with protein sequence MILVKKIVVVDYGVGNLRSVVRGLEKAGAVTLITGDSEEILAADGIILPGVGAFHEGMEHLRPLCRTIQEASVRTPLLGICLGMQMLMETSEEHGHHQGLGLVPGDVRRFPAVPGMKVPHMGWNTLHLNLDDHPLFAGLSEQEFVYFVHSYYVTTEPEHTLTTTTYITDFASSVGRGNVYGVQFHPEKSGQAGLRILSNFINLL encoded by the coding sequence GTGATTCTGGTGAAGAAGATAGTAGTTGTTGATTACGGGGTTGGAAATCTCCGATCTGTGGTGAGAGGACTGGAGAAGGCCGGGGCCGTCACTCTGATCACTGGAGACTCCGAGGAGATCCTCGCGGCCGACGGGATTATACTCCCGGGTGTCGGTGCATTTCACGAGGGAATGGAACACCTTCGCCCACTCTGCAGGACTATTCAGGAGGCTTCGGTCAGAACGCCGCTGCTCGGGATCTGTCTCGGGATGCAGATGCTGATGGAGACGAGTGAGGAGCATGGCCACCATCAGGGGCTCGGCCTGGTCCCTGGAGACGTCAGGCGGTTTCCAGCAGTGCCCGGGATGAAGGTACCGCACATGGGCTGGAACACTCTCCACCTGAACCTGGACGATCATCCGCTCTTCGCCGGCCTCTCCGAGCAGGAGTTTGTTTATTTTGTCCATTCCTACTATGTGACGACAGAGCCGGAGCATACTCTGACTACGACCACCTATATCACCGACTTCGCCTCATCGGTGGGCAGGGGAAATGTCTATGGGGTTCAGTTCCATCCTGAGAAGAGCGGTCAGGCCGGGCTGCGTATCCTGAGCAACTTCATCAATCTTCTCTGA
- the dph2 gene encoding diphthamide biosynthesis enzyme Dph2, with the protein MSSINTADLIGELHRRGAHRVALQLPEGLKRQGAGLAGDLKAAGFSVILSGDPCYGACDLALSALAEADVLVHIGHTPVEDHPQVICLPFEQDFDLSSLDQAIPLLQERRIGLITTVQHAHLLAAAAQYLADHGIEAVIRDGAGRTPAAGQVLGCTYRAARIDGVNEILFIGTGLFHPIGVQLATGKRVIALDPFTRNAGVVDSSRLLRRRFGLIEQAKEAESYGILLSTKSGQRRAALAERLASLDDRAMIVTLQEVSPDALLNLGFGCYVNTACPRIAYDDQVRFPVPVITPEEFEIVCGQRNWDDYAVDEIR; encoded by the coding sequence ATGTCATCGATAAACACTGCTGACCTGATCGGAGAACTCCACCGACGGGGGGCTCACCGTGTCGCACTCCAACTCCCGGAGGGGCTGAAGCGGCAGGGAGCCGGGTTGGCCGGGGACCTGAAGGCAGCCGGCTTCTCAGTGATTCTGAGCGGGGACCCCTGTTACGGGGCCTGTGACCTGGCCCTCTCCGCCCTGGCCGAGGCCGACGTGCTGGTGCATATCGGGCACACCCCGGTCGAGGATCACCCGCAGGTGATCTGCCTGCCCTTCGAGCAGGACTTCGATCTCTCCTCCCTGGACCAGGCCATCCCCCTGCTGCAGGAGAGACGGATTGGCCTCATAACCACCGTTCAGCACGCCCACCTCCTCGCTGCTGCCGCACAGTACCTGGCTGACCATGGGATCGAGGCCGTGATCAGAGATGGTGCTGGGCGGACCCCGGCAGCCGGCCAGGTACTCGGGTGCACCTACCGGGCGGCACGGATCGATGGAGTGAACGAGATCCTCTTCATCGGGACCGGTCTCTTCCATCCGATCGGGGTGCAGCTGGCCACCGGGAAACGGGTGATCGCCCTCGACCCGTTCACACGGAATGCCGGGGTGGTCGACAGTTCACGCCTCCTTCGGCGCAGGTTCGGGCTGATCGAGCAGGCAAAAGAGGCAGAATCCTATGGAATCCTGCTCAGTACCAAATCGGGCCAGCGACGGGCGGCCCTGGCAGAACGCCTGGCCTCCCTCGATGACCGAGCGATGATCGTCACCCTCCAGGAGGTGAGCCCTGACGCACTGCTGAACCTCGGATTCGGGTGCTACGTGAACACGGCCTGTCCGAGGATCGCCTACGACGACCAGGTCCGGTTCCCGGTACCGGTGATCACCCCTGAAGAGTTCGAGATCGTCTGTGGTCAGCGGAACTGGGACGACTACGCAGTCGACGAGATACGATGA
- a CDS encoding pyridoxamine 5'-phosphate oxidase family protein — translation MEIVKIPRMEKKEYDLLIEEGYISRIAFQGEKYPYIAPFLYVFDGKFLYFLSTKYGKKIEYFRKSPYVSVEVERYTSDLSCYTFVTMQGRLEEVEDSIEKKLIREQFIELITEKHLSKNILGALGHSPEDPPEVIAREERSLVWRLIGVKDLVALKNL, via the coding sequence ATGGAGATCGTAAAGATTCCAAGGATGGAGAAGAAGGAGTATGACCTGCTGATCGAGGAGGGATATATCAGCAGGATCGCATTCCAGGGAGAGAAGTACCCGTACATCGCCCCATTTCTGTATGTGTTCGACGGCAAATTTCTGTACTTCCTCTCGACCAAGTACGGCAAGAAGATCGAATACTTCAGAAAAAGCCCTTATGTCTCAGTCGAGGTGGAACGCTACACCAGCGACCTCTCCTGCTATACCTTCGTGACGATGCAGGGGAGGCTTGAAGAGGTGGAGGATTCGATCGAGAAGAAACTCATTCGAGAGCAGTTCATCGAACTCATCACAGAGAAACACCTCTCAAAGAACATCCTCGGTGCTCTCGGCCACTCCCCAGAGGATCCACCTGAAGTGATCGCCAGAGAGGAACGGTCACTGGTCTGGCGGCTGATAGGGGTGAAGGATCTGGTAGCCTTGAAAAATCTCTGA